A region of Haloplanus sp. XH21 DNA encodes the following proteins:
- a CDS encoding FlaD/FlaE family flagellar protein: MIDPADYDVQELRSVAGMDDADAETDVTLPRAAGSKYRSATPDEPTHEQCERLVAVGGVDPAVLGERPYLPTFPNVPEARRIGRDWIAYLVTTAGEAEAKSAIGRYRALGWIGEDAAATFLDRIDDAAAALQPGDESLDRADHLLSFGYIIRLLGIAARNNG, from the coding sequence ATGATTGACCCGGCCGACTATGACGTGCAGGAGCTTCGGTCGGTCGCCGGGATGGACGATGCCGACGCCGAGACTGACGTGACTCTCCCGCGCGCGGCGGGGTCAAAGTACCGGTCGGCCACCCCGGACGAGCCCACGCACGAACAGTGCGAGCGGCTGGTCGCCGTGGGCGGCGTCGATCCAGCGGTGCTCGGTGAGCGGCCGTATCTCCCCACGTTCCCGAACGTCCCCGAAGCGCGACGGATCGGTCGCGACTGGATCGCCTATCTAGTGACGACGGCGGGAGAGGCGGAGGCCAAGTCGGCTATCGGCCGCTATCGGGCACTCGGCTGGATCGGCGAAGACGCGGCGGCGACGTTCCTCGACCGGATCGACGATGCGGCTGCCGCGCTCCAACCGGGCGACGAGTCGCTCGACCGAGCGGATCACCTCCTGAGCTTCGGGTACATCATTCGGTTACTCGGGATCGCTGCTCGGAACAACGGGTAG
- a CDS encoding DUF7263 family protein yields the protein MRGQANLSALVVALTLLTGATVVGVTIADASLASADRDPTEQRAANAVADRLIAADAPTTLRANTLDAAVIETLNASRLVALVPSAAAGTFRVALDGTTLVERGEPGTGTTVRRGVLVASRMSAGSTMNLSQGATEQVPSRVDRVAVSIDPGPNTTVRTVYANGRVVLHDDAGLATTAAVHLSRYEPTTIRVDASQNATGEVRLTYRRVRVDERTLVVTVDA from the coding sequence GTGAGAGGGCAGGCCAACCTGTCCGCGCTCGTGGTCGCGCTCACGCTCCTGACCGGGGCGACGGTCGTCGGCGTCACCATCGCCGACGCGTCGCTGGCGTCGGCCGACCGTGATCCGACGGAGCAACGCGCGGCGAACGCGGTCGCCGACCGACTGATCGCGGCGGACGCCCCGACGACGCTGCGCGCGAACACGCTTGACGCCGCCGTCATCGAGACACTGAACGCGAGCCGTCTCGTCGCTCTCGTGCCGAGCGCCGCGGCCGGTACGTTTCGGGTGGCGCTCGATGGGACGACCCTCGTCGAACGCGGCGAACCGGGCACGGGCACGACCGTCCGGCGCGGGGTCCTCGTCGCGTCTCGGATGTCGGCGGGCTCCACGATGAACCTCTCGCAGGGGGCGACCGAGCAGGTCCCCTCCCGCGTCGATCGAGTGGCGGTCTCCATCGATCCGGGACCGAACACCACTGTCAGGACCGTCTACGCGAACGGCCGCGTGGTACTCCACGACGACGCCGGTCTCGCCACGACCGCGGCTGTCCACCTGTCTCGGTACGAACCGACGACGATCCGAGTCGACGCGAGCCAGAACGCGACCGGCGAGGTCCGTCTGACTTACCGCCGGGTCCGTGTCGACGAGCGAACGCTGGTGGTGACCGTCGATGCCTAG
- a CDS encoding type II secretion system F family protein produces the protein MGRHPLSCSTCEGGHVTDDRPDTDGAAADGGSSIGTESVGSPEYSRSAKYAPTLDRVLYALFARHADDPSHARDRKRYRGTDLRLSFDVYLARVYGLSWLVAFAVALPIAALATVAESLPTAADIGASLAPIARTGLPVPPIVVAVAVIGIVTAGIAKATTVWVGGQYLRWLANARRTDIERTLPGAARYLHVLSSGSDDHRTMLRKVAATDAYGATAVSVRKALNTASLTGSLHEGLRRIARDTPSRELLAPFLLKFSEHAQQGEAELANYLRMESRMLAHRQDRARQRAAGLLELLSEVFMVLLVLPSLLVIVLTVLAIISPSLSQPVVTPFGATTPRAIVVYTSAAFVVGLGIGASVVVSGLRPPGQTVHYRRPQGALATLATATQNPASAAVVATVPALAAVVALQVLGYPLADIALLGYVAYALPVGVVGIRRARLDDAKDREIKDFVHAVSGHVNLGRPFPRAVEHVARDVDFGPLDPDVADLALNLSFTSPETGPDENVRTAALERFVDSVGTPLAEQTVGLVTGALDSGSDAGTVFETLQTEIGRLYHEKRELRANLLAYVAVGWTTALLVVGIAVAVGIHVFDGFEQLATVRGTDGYVIDAAAIDLARDRYRLYVVTQATMLASGWFAGTASRGRYEALLHSGALVAICHAVFAGAGMI, from the coding sequence ATGGGGCGGCACCCCCTATCATGTTCGACGTGCGAGGGAGGGCACGTGACCGACGATCGCCCCGACACTGACGGCGCAGCGGCCGACGGCGGGAGTTCGATCGGAACGGAATCGGTCGGATCTCCCGAATATTCCCGGTCGGCGAAATACGCGCCCACCCTCGACCGGGTGCTGTACGCGCTGTTTGCGCGTCACGCCGACGACCCGTCTCACGCCCGGGACCGAAAACGCTACCGTGGGACCGATCTCAGGCTCAGCTTCGATGTCTATCTCGCCCGCGTGTATGGGCTTTCCTGGCTCGTCGCGTTCGCTGTTGCACTGCCGATCGCCGCCCTCGCGACGGTCGCCGAATCCCTTCCGACGGCGGCCGATATTGGTGCTTCTCTCGCCCCGATCGCACGGACCGGGCTCCCGGTGCCACCGATCGTGGTCGCCGTCGCCGTGATCGGTATCGTCACCGCCGGGATCGCGAAGGCGACGACCGTGTGGGTCGGCGGACAGTATCTGCGCTGGCTGGCGAACGCTCGCCGGACCGACATCGAGCGCACGCTTCCCGGTGCGGCCCGGTATCTGCACGTCCTCTCGTCGGGGAGCGACGACCACCGGACGATGCTCCGGAAGGTCGCGGCGACCGACGCCTATGGAGCGACCGCGGTATCGGTGCGCAAGGCGCTGAACACCGCATCGCTCACCGGCAGTCTCCACGAGGGACTTCGGCGCATCGCCCGTGATACCCCCTCTCGGGAGTTGCTTGCGCCCTTTCTCCTGAAGTTCAGCGAACACGCCCAGCAAGGCGAGGCGGAACTCGCGAACTACCTCCGCATGGAGAGCCGAATGCTCGCCCACCGGCAAGACCGGGCACGACAGCGCGCTGCCGGTCTCCTCGAACTCCTCTCGGAGGTGTTCATGGTGTTGCTGGTGTTGCCCTCGCTTCTGGTGATCGTCCTGACGGTACTCGCGATCATCTCGCCATCGCTCTCACAGCCGGTCGTGACGCCGTTCGGTGCGACGACGCCTCGCGCCATCGTCGTCTACACCAGTGCCGCGTTCGTCGTGGGCCTCGGCATCGGTGCGAGCGTCGTCGTCAGCGGGCTCCGACCGCCCGGTCAGACCGTCCACTACCGGCGACCCCAGGGCGCGCTCGCGACGCTCGCGACGGCCACCCAGAACCCGGCGAGCGCCGCCGTGGTCGCGACCGTTCCGGCGCTCGCTGCCGTCGTCGCGCTGCAGGTCCTCGGCTATCCGCTGGCCGACATCGCGCTCCTCGGCTACGTCGCCTACGCGCTTCCGGTCGGCGTCGTCGGTATCCGCCGTGCCCGCCTCGACGACGCCAAGGACCGCGAGATCAAGGACTTCGTTCACGCGGTCTCCGGCCACGTCAATCTGGGTCGTCCCTTTCCTCGTGCAGTCGAACACGTCGCTCGAGACGTCGATTTCGGCCCACTCGATCCCGATGTCGCGGACCTCGCGCTCAACCTGAGTTTCACGTCGCCCGAGACCGGTCCCGACGAGAACGTCCGCACCGCGGCGCTCGAACGGTTCGTCGACAGTGTGGGCACGCCGCTGGCCGAACAGACCGTCGGTCTGGTGACGGGTGCCCTCGACTCCGGGAGCGATGCGGGGACGGTCTTCGAGACGCTCCAGACCGAAATCGGTCGGCTCTACCACGAGAAGCGGGAGCTTCGGGCGAACCTCCTCGCCTACGTCGCCGTCGGGTGGACGACGGCGCTGCTCGTGGTCGGTATCGCCGTCGCCGTCGGCATCCACGTCTTCGATGGCTTCGAACAACTCGCCACGGTTCGCGGCACCGACGGCTACGTCATCGACGCAGCGGCGATCGATCTCGCCCGCGACCGATACCGTCTCTACGTGGTCACGCAGGCGACGATGCTGGCGTCGGGGTGGTTCGCCGGCACCGCTAGCCGCGGGCGATACGAGGCGCTGTTGCACTCCGGCGCGCTCGTCGCCATCTGCCACGCCGTCTTCGCGGGGGCGGGAATGATATGA
- a CDS encoding sensor histidine kinase — translation MGLSARTSGSILMGIGAIFAAVHLSTAVRVLSMPALLVVEALAPLGFALLIVGIGAAVYRGEIVPEQFAERALLWAVGGAVTLGVATIPLFADALLRGQLARGMPQTIANAGTLGAFVGLVVGVYNARERHQRLRADQLSRINDTLRIATQEVVDATERSELEQAVCARLTQSPLYDSAWIGRYLPETAVVDPVAWAGHDSDYIDSLEISVDPDDPLGQGAGGQAIRTSEMQCVQDVFAEPDMEPWWDLFERKGVESVAVVPLVGAEDVYGFLSIYANRVNAFDDRERTALGELGESIGHAIDSIRARQQLAERERELARQNEQLDEFASVVSHDLRNPLNVAQGSLELARETGEDEHLERAANALDRMNELIEDVLTLARSGQVVTSLTAVDLEAVAERAWATTDTGGATLRIDGDLGRIRADESRLAQLFENLFRNSVEHSSTNNRTQSGDSAEHSSTNDRRTAGPEFRRGGAGAGDEGVAVTVGRCDDGFYVADDGPGIPEAERERVLETGYSTTDEGTGLGLSIVRSIAEAHGWTVSVTEREADGARFEFRGVESTNGSHSEES, via the coding sequence GTGGGACTGTCGGCACGGACGAGCGGCTCGATACTGATGGGTATCGGCGCGATATTCGCCGCGGTACACCTGTCGACAGCCGTGCGTGTGTTATCGATGCCGGCGCTTCTGGTGGTCGAGGCTCTGGCGCCGCTTGGCTTCGCCCTCCTCATCGTCGGCATCGGCGCAGCGGTCTATCGCGGCGAAATCGTCCCCGAGCAGTTCGCGGAGCGGGCGCTGCTGTGGGCGGTCGGCGGCGCCGTGACGCTTGGCGTCGCCACGATACCGCTCTTCGCCGACGCGCTCCTTCGCGGGCAGTTGGCACGGGGAATGCCCCAAACCATCGCCAACGCGGGGACGCTCGGCGCGTTCGTCGGCCTCGTGGTCGGCGTCTACAACGCCCGCGAGCGACACCAGCGACTGCGGGCCGATCAGTTGAGCCGGATCAACGACACGCTACGCATCGCGACCCAGGAGGTCGTCGACGCGACGGAGCGATCCGAGCTCGAACAGGCGGTCTGCGCTCGTCTCACGCAGTCGCCGCTCTACGACAGCGCGTGGATCGGGCGCTACCTGCCGGAGACGGCGGTCGTCGACCCGGTCGCGTGGGCGGGACACGACAGTGACTACATCGACTCCCTCGAGATTAGCGTGGATCCGGACGATCCACTGGGGCAGGGCGCCGGTGGCCAAGCCATCCGCACCAGCGAGATGCAGTGCGTCCAAGACGTGTTCGCAGAGCCCGACATGGAGCCGTGGTGGGACTTATTCGAGCGCAAGGGCGTCGAATCGGTCGCCGTCGTCCCACTGGTCGGCGCCGAGGACGTGTACGGCTTCCTCAGCATCTACGCCAACCGCGTGAACGCGTTCGACGACCGCGAACGGACGGCGCTCGGGGAACTCGGCGAGAGCATCGGGCACGCCATCGATTCGATCCGCGCGCGGCAACAGCTCGCCGAGCGCGAGCGGGAACTCGCCCGGCAGAACGAACAACTCGACGAGTTCGCCAGCGTCGTCAGCCACGACCTTCGCAATCCCCTGAACGTCGCACAGGGCTCGCTCGAACTCGCCCGCGAGACCGGCGAGGACGAGCATCTCGAACGGGCGGCGAACGCGCTCGACCGCATGAACGAACTGATCGAGGACGTGCTCACCCTGGCACGGAGCGGCCAGGTGGTGACCTCGCTCACCGCCGTCGACCTCGAAGCAGTCGCCGAACGGGCGTGGGCGACGACGGACACCGGGGGTGCGACCCTCCGGATCGACGGCGATCTGGGCCGGATCCGAGCCGACGAGAGTCGGCTCGCACAGCTGTTCGAGAACCTGTTTCGGAACAGTGTCGAACACAGTTCGACAAACAACCGGACACAGTCCGGCGACAGCGCCGAACACAGTTCCACGAACGACCGGCGCACGGCGGGACCGGAGTTCCGACGCGGCGGTGCCGGTGCCGGCGACGAGGGCGTGGCGGTCACCGTCGGTCGGTGCGACGACGGCTTCTACGTCGCGGACGACGGCCCGGGCATCCCCGAAGCGGAGCGAGAGCGAGTGCTCGAGACGGGCTACTCGACGACCGACGAGGGGACCGGACTCGGCCTCAGTATCGTCCGGAGCATCGCGGAGGCTCACGGCTGGACGGTCTCGGTGACCGAACGCGAGGCGGACGGCGCTCGCTTCGAGTTCCGGGGCGTCGAGTCGACGAACGGGTCTCATTCCGAAGAATCTTAG
- a CDS encoding DUF7266 family protein — protein sequence MTDRALAPVVGKSLEAVIVLLYVAALVTTLHGGVLPDYRTATASELSDRTLASAAERIETALPPRGTAVDVTRRVDLPATIDRATYRITADDGVLVLDHPDDDLSGRLDLTLPSRVVTVDGTWESDDRTVLRIRGTATRIRVILA from the coding sequence GTGACGGACCGCGCTCTCGCGCCCGTCGTCGGGAAGAGCCTCGAAGCCGTGATCGTCCTCCTCTACGTCGCGGCGCTGGTCACGACCCTCCACGGCGGGGTGCTGCCGGACTACCGGACGGCGACTGCGTCGGAACTGAGCGATCGCACCCTCGCCTCGGCCGCCGAGCGGATCGAAACCGCGTTGCCGCCGCGGGGAACCGCCGTCGACGTGACTCGCCGCGTCGACCTCCCCGCGACGATCGATCGGGCGACGTATCGGATCACGGCCGACGACGGCGTACTCGTTCTCGACCATCCCGACGACGACCTCTCCGGGCGTCTCGATCTGACGCTGCCGTCGCGCGTCGTCACCGTCGACGGCACCTGGGAGAGTGACGACCGAACCGTCCTGCGTATCCGGGGCACTGCGACCCGAATCCGGGTGATTCTCGCGTGA
- a CDS encoding DUF7262 family protein, translated as MPRGQLSLSIVEAAVGVLLVVGVAAGFAIGVSPPPAAEPQLDSLARDTGTVLATDPADTGRGPWVIALTHSDDSFARVRDSVRERTAQLLPGDVAFRIRTPHGTVGYPRPPTVAVGTTTIPTRHGPVTVRVWYG; from the coding sequence ATGCCTAGAGGACAGCTCTCGCTCTCCATCGTCGAGGCCGCCGTGGGCGTCCTGCTCGTAGTCGGCGTAGCCGCCGGATTCGCCATCGGTGTGTCGCCGCCGCCAGCGGCGGAGCCCCAACTCGACTCGCTGGCGCGCGACACCGGGACCGTTCTCGCCACCGATCCCGCCGACACCGGTCGTGGGCCGTGGGTGATCGCCCTCACCCACTCCGACGACTCGTTTGCGCGGGTTCGCGATTCGGTCCGCGAGCGGACGGCGCAGCTCTTGCCCGGTGACGTCGCCTTCCGAATTCGGACGCCCCACGGAACCGTCGGCTATCCGCGCCCGCCGACCGTCGCCGTCGGCACCACGACCATCCCGACGCGACACGGTCCGGTCACCGTCCGGGTGTGGTACGGATGA
- a CDS encoding IS6 family transposase has product MPESASLNGCIDRIELGFVEREATPRLLMKLSIQLHLAGLFLSNTVSILEIFGVDRARSTVHNWVHKADLQPEEGRSPDHVAVDETVIRLNDEQYWLYAAVDPETNELHHTKLEPTRTNAIAYSFFHEFREKHDVDDAVFLVDGAAPLSNACRRHALDFRYERHGNRNSVERVFREIKRRTASFSNCFSNAEAKTANEWLRSFAFAWNQLI; this is encoded by the coding sequence ATGCCAGAAAGCGCTAGCCTCAACGGTTGTATCGACCGGATCGAGTTAGGTTTTGTGGAACGAGAGGCAACACCGCGGCTGTTGATGAAGCTCAGTATTCAGCTCCATCTTGCTGGATTATTCCTTTCAAATACTGTCTCTATTCTTGAGATATTCGGTGTTGATCGGGCACGATCCACCGTTCACAACTGGGTTCACAAGGCCGATCTACAGCCCGAAGAAGGCCGAAGCCCGGATCACGTTGCGGTCGATGAAACCGTGATCCGACTCAACGACGAGCAGTATTGGCTGTACGCCGCGGTCGATCCAGAGACGAACGAATTACACCATACAAAGCTTGAACCGACGAGAACTAACGCTATCGCTTATTCATTTTTCCACGAATTTCGGGAGAAACACGACGTTGACGATGCCGTGTTTCTCGTCGATGGCGCGGCACCACTCAGCAATGCTTGCCGTCGGCACGCCCTCGATTTCAGATACGAACGCCACGGGAACCGCAACAGCGTCGAACGTGTCTTCCGTGAGATAAAACGCAGAACTGCCAGTTTCTCGAACTGTTTCAGCAACGCCGAAGCAAAAACTGCAAACGAGTGGCTCAGATCCTTCGCCTTCGCATGGAATCAGCTAATCTGA
- a CDS encoding DUF7261 family protein, translating into MTRRRRGQLVLLAAAIVVTALVPMLLAYAQLGAYTGTADVSAERTTLTDAKRTLERSVGDAAVTLSNGTEVSRHAALATATGEHLRPALDSLESTGTSRGVTVAVDRNATAAREWVTAACPRGPDRVFGDCIVTDGVVTQTRANSTALVAVAVDVRIQGPDGTARATFVVRGVRGAVADRAG; encoded by the coding sequence ATGACACGTCGTCGCCGCGGCCAACTCGTCTTGCTCGCGGCCGCCATCGTCGTCACCGCACTGGTGCCGATGCTCTTGGCGTACGCCCAACTCGGTGCCTACACTGGGACGGCCGACGTGAGTGCCGAGCGCACGACGCTCACCGACGCCAAACGAACCCTCGAACGATCCGTCGGCGACGCGGCCGTGACGCTGTCGAACGGGACCGAGGTCAGCCGGCACGCCGCCCTGGCCACGGCGACGGGAGAACATCTGCGTCCCGCGCTCGATAGCCTCGAATCGACCGGCACTTCGCGTGGCGTGACCGTCGCTGTCGACCGCAACGCGACCGCGGCGCGGGAGTGGGTGACGGCAGCCTGTCCTCGCGGCCCTGACCGCGTGTTCGGCGACTGCATCGTCACCGACGGCGTCGTCACGCAGACGCGCGCGAACTCGACGGCCCTTGTCGCCGTCGCGGTCGACGTCCGGATTCAGGGCCCCGACGGCACCGCGCGGGCGACGTTCGTCGTGCGCGGCGTCCGCGGGGCGGTGGCGGATCGGGCGGGGTAA
- a CDS encoding PIN domain-containing protein produces the protein MPRALVDTTGLFAAAYRPDSSHDAALPVLRGIDDGSLPEAVVLDYVLAETLNGLVTHASHDAAVDLLDRIEENARFHIDSLSADARTAGKALFRRHEPLSFVDACVIAYMQTEGLGYLYAFDDDFDIIEDVSRLDTATDPYSPN, from the coding sequence ATGCCCCGCGCGCTCGTCGATACGACGGGTCTCTTTGCCGCCGCGTACCGGCCGGATAGCTCGCACGACGCCGCACTCCCCGTACTCCGCGGTATCGACGACGGGTCGCTCCCGGAAGCGGTCGTCCTCGACTACGTCCTGGCGGAAACGCTCAACGGCCTCGTCACGCACGCCAGCCACGACGCCGCCGTCGACCTCCTCGACCGCATCGAGGAGAACGCCCGCTTCCACATCGACTCGCTCAGTGCCGACGCCCGCACGGCAGGCAAGGCGCTCTTCCGCCGACACGAGCCACTCTCCTTCGTGGATGCCTGCGTCATCGCGTATATGCAAACCGAGGGGCTCGGCTACCTGTACGCGTTCGACGACGACTTCGACATCATCGAGGACGTGTCGCGACTCGACACGGCGACGGACCCCTACAGTCCGAACTGA
- a CDS encoding DUF7289 family protein — MSDRAQSAVIGVAVLLAVTVVSVAALTVTVGSLVDRSADTAEARAAATSMNDALATDRSGPHERQFALHSGRLRTVDRTVRLLQGSEPVVEQSVGGLVYADSNYRVRAVAGATVSDTGGGGRLHTAPSISIRDRTLFVGLPRLGADAVAVGGKTTVTLRTNLTHTRQQFSGGGYALAVETRAPGVWERHFEALGATTTRRSFDDDGVASVVARFPSVRTVHVFVHDLRLEVGR; from the coding sequence ATGAGCGACCGAGCGCAGTCGGCGGTGATCGGCGTCGCCGTCCTGCTTGCGGTGACGGTCGTGAGCGTCGCGGCGCTGACGGTGACGGTCGGCTCTCTCGTCGACCGGAGTGCCGACACGGCGGAGGCCCGGGCCGCCGCCACGTCGATGAACGACGCACTCGCGACCGACCGGAGCGGGCCACACGAACGCCAGTTCGCCCTGCACAGTGGCCGACTCCGCACCGTCGACCGGACGGTCAGACTCCTCCAGGGTTCGGAGCCAGTGGTTGAGCAGTCGGTCGGCGGTCTCGTGTACGCCGACTCTAACTATCGCGTTCGCGCCGTCGCCGGCGCGACGGTCAGCGACACCGGCGGCGGCGGGCGTCTCCACACGGCGCCGTCAATTTCGATCCGAGACCGAACCCTGTTCGTCGGCCTCCCTCGCCTCGGTGCCGATGCCGTCGCCGTCGGTGGGAAGACGACGGTGACGCTGCGGACGAACCTCACCCACACCCGTCAGCAGTTCTCGGGCGGTGGCTACGCGCTCGCCGTCGAAACACGGGCGCCCGGCGTCTGGGAGCGCCACTTCGAAGCGCTGGGTGCGACGACGACGCGTCGTTCGTTCGACGACGATGGCGTCGCCAGCGTCGTTGCCCGGTTCCCGTCGGTTCGAACCGTCCACGTCTTCGTCCACGACCTGCGACTGGAGGTGGGCCGGTGA
- a CDS encoding DUF4396 domain-containing protein, producing the protein MPLTQLITQIERAFEPVREILVPILSNPAVLGMWLALVGVSVSTLWWDINKRNQALPSLMKGVWTLVVLYSGPFGLTLYWYAGRTQISQDSLWRRGVRSTAHCYSGCGAGEVVGVTLAQGVLALAVGWVAAITFGFAYLFGFALTVGPLLQEGVAFRDAVADAFYSETPSITIMEIVAIGADLLLASQAHMGDILFWMALAFSLSLGFIAAFPVNVALVKFGVKEGMKNPAEMGDQTTAQVQTTD; encoded by the coding sequence ATGCCACTCACTCAGCTCATCACTCAGATCGAACGCGCGTTCGAGCCAGTGCGTGAAATACTGGTGCCAATCCTGTCGAATCCGGCGGTTCTCGGCATGTGGTTGGCTCTAGTCGGTGTGTCTGTTTCCACCTTATGGTGGGATATCAATAAGCGCAACCAGGCGCTCCCATCACTGATGAAAGGCGTGTGGACGTTAGTAGTTCTCTACTCTGGGCCGTTCGGACTAACCCTCTACTGGTACGCTGGCCGAACCCAGATCAGCCAGGACTCCCTGTGGCGTCGCGGCGTTCGATCGACTGCACACTGTTACTCTGGCTGTGGTGCTGGCGAAGTCGTCGGTGTCACACTCGCCCAAGGAGTTCTCGCGCTGGCCGTTGGCTGGGTCGCAGCCATCACCTTCGGATTTGCCTACTTGTTCGGATTTGCACTCACCGTTGGGCCACTACTGCAGGAGGGTGTGGCCTTTCGAGACGCAGTAGCAGATGCATTCTACTCTGAGACGCCGTCGATCACGATTATGGAGATCGTCGCTATCGGTGCAGACCTCCTGCTAGCCTCGCAGGCCCACATGGGAGACATCCTCTTCTGGATGGCACTTGCGTTCTCGCTCTCGCTGGGCTTTATCGCTGCATTTCCCGTGAACGTCGCTCTCGTCAAGTTCGGAGTCAAGGAAGGGATGAAAAACCCTGCCGAGATGGGGGATCAGACTACTGCTCAGGTACAGACAACCGATTAA
- the crcB gene encoding fluoride efflux transporter CrcB: MTDPVHLVAIGGVVGALLRHAVSVAVDRESFPAGTLTVNVVGSFALGLLTALNPGPDATALIGIGVCGSFTTFSSFAVDVVRLWEAGERRTAVGYALANLLGALGAIVVAGWLAALV, from the coding sequence ATGACTGATCCCGTCCATCTGGTCGCCATCGGCGGCGTCGTCGGCGCCCTCCTTCGACACGCCGTGAGCGTCGCCGTCGACCGCGAGTCGTTCCCCGCGGGGACGCTGACGGTGAACGTCGTCGGCAGTTTCGCCCTCGGCCTGCTCACGGCCCTGAACCCTGGCCCGGACGCGACGGCACTGATCGGTATCGGCGTCTGTGGATCGTTCACCACATTCTCCTCGTTTGCCGTCGACGTCGTCCGTCTGTGGGAGGCGGGCGAGCGGCGGACGGCCGTCGGTTACGCCCTCGCCAATCTGCTCGGCGCGCTCGGGGCGATCGTCGTCGCGGGGTGGCTCGCGGCGCTTGTCTGA
- a CDS encoding fluoride efflux transporter FluC: MRSRLLRPLQTGLLIAVGGAGGAALRYAVGTALPGLGGTLLANVTGSFLLAVLLYDALYTDALAERTRVLFGTGFLSSYTTYSTFAVETTGAPLWVGFLYVLGSYALGIGAVLVGRRVVMTVMGADAGDGGGTIDD; the protein is encoded by the coding sequence ATGCGCTCCCGCCTCCTTCGACCACTTCAGACGGGCCTGCTCATCGCCGTCGGCGGCGCCGGCGGGGCGGCGCTCCGCTACGCCGTCGGCACCGCCCTGCCGGGCCTCGGTGGCACCCTCCTCGCGAACGTGACGGGGAGTTTCCTCCTCGCTGTCCTCCTCTACGACGCGCTCTACACCGACGCCCTCGCCGAACGGACGCGCGTCCTCTTCGGCACGGGGTTTCTCTCCTCGTACACGACGTACAGTACCTTCGCCGTCGAGACGACGGGCGCTCCGCTCTGGGTTGGTTTCCTCTACGTCCTCGGGAGTTACGCGCTCGGCATTGGGGCCGTCCTCGTCGGTCGACGGGTCGTGATGACCGTCATGGGCGCCGATGCCGGCGACGGGGGAGGGACGATCGATGACTGA